A single window of Selenomonas sputigena DNA harbors:
- a CDS encoding aminotransferase class I/II-fold pyridoxal phosphate-dependent enzyme, translating into MSFSKELLTLKERVLDELAPSFRRIEQISEENTLKVLTAMRECKVSDIHFNTSSGYAYDDIGRSKLEELYAKVFAAESALVRTQFVSGTHALATVLFGILRPGDKLVSLTGTPYDTMQTVIGYTASSSGSLKEYGILYDELPLTEGRVDVERIADVLDERTKMVLIQRSRGYSKRPTLLIEDIREICNQVHRLRPDCICFVDNCYGEFVESLEPTQAGADIMAGSLIKNPGGGLAPTGGYIVGREDLVELASYRLTAPGMGAELGASLVNNRLFFQGLFLAPHVVSQALKGALFAAGIFENLGYMTYPRISDERGDIIQAIKLGTAEKLVAFCSGVQKYSPVDSFVKPEPWDMPGYTDQIIMAAGTFVQGASIEFSADGPLRPPYNVYLQGGLTFEQVMFGILGAAEEIRQLSAE; encoded by the coding sequence ATGTCGTTTTCAAAAGAACTTCTTACATTGAAGGAACGCGTCTTGGACGAACTTGCGCCTTCCTTTCGAAGAATCGAGCAAATCAGCGAAGAAAACACCTTGAAAGTTCTTACTGCAATGCGCGAATGCAAGGTGTCCGATATACACTTCAATACATCATCGGGATATGCCTATGATGATATTGGCAGGAGCAAACTTGAAGAACTTTATGCAAAGGTCTTTGCCGCAGAAAGCGCTTTGGTGCGCACGCAGTTTGTTTCCGGTACGCATGCTCTGGCTACCGTTCTCTTCGGCATTTTGCGTCCTGGCGATAAACTTGTATCACTGACAGGGACGCCTTACGATACCATGCAGACGGTCATCGGCTATACGGCGTCCAGTTCAGGCTCCTTGAAAGAGTATGGCATCCTTTACGATGAACTCCCCTTGACCGAAGGGCGCGTGGATGTGGAAAGAATTGCCGATGTGCTCGATGAACGAACCAAGATGGTCTTGATCCAGCGCTCACGCGGCTACAGCAAACGCCCTACATTGCTCATCGAAGATATTCGAGAAATTTGCAATCAAGTCCATCGTCTCAGACCCGACTGTATTTGCTTCGTTGACAACTGCTACGGCGAGTTCGTGGAATCCCTTGAGCCGACGCAAGCAGGCGCCGACATCATGGCCGGCTCCCTGATCAAGAATCCGGGCGGAGGACTTGCGCCCACAGGCGGTTATATCGTTGGCCGCGAGGATCTCGTAGAGCTTGCTTCCTATCGCCTGACAGCTCCAGGCATGGGGGCAGAATTGGGGGCATCTCTCGTCAACAACCGTCTGTTCTTCCAAGGTTTGTTTCTTGCTCCTCATGTGGTATCTCAGGCACTCAAAGGCGCGTTATTTGCTGCAGGTATTTTTGAAAACCTTGGTTATATGACATATCCGAGAATAAGCGACGAGAGGGGAGACATCATCCAAGCAATCAAACTTGGCACAGCGGAAAAACTCGTGGCGTTCTGCAGCGGCGTCCAAAAGTACTCGCCAGTTGATTCCTTCGTAAAACCCGAGCCCTGGGATATGCCGGGATATACGGATCAAATCATCATGGCGGCAGGAACCTTCGTGCAAGGTGCGTCCATCGAATTCAGCGCCGATGGGCCTTTGAGACCGCCGTACAATGTCTATCTGCAAGGCGGTCTGACCTTTGAGCAAGTCATGTTCGGCATTCTGGGAGCCGCCGAAGAAATCAGGCAGCTTTCTGCAGAATAA
- a CDS encoding YitT family protein — MLHLRSLTLKGRVFRYLGILLGCLISSSSINLFVVPAHLLSGGIAGIAMIFYYLFSLPIGVQMFLYNLPLLAAAYKTLGREYTLDIAFGTVLFSFCVDATRFLNVYAPVPDTMLAAIFGGVLNGIGYGIIFRMNGSSGGFDIVAAIVKKYYSLNMGSVIFAFNCVIMLLAAALFGVMPALYTLICMFMNSAVTDRVVAGFNSRKVVLIISDHVQPISEAIICEVGRGVTFLHGQGAFTRKERNVLFLVCSLTQISKVKLIANLIDKNAFMIVLSANEVMGRGFTMPGMHLKAMLKERSKRIF, encoded by the coding sequence ATGCTCCATCTCAGGAGTTTGACATTGAAGGGGCGTGTTTTCCGCTATCTCGGCATCCTGCTCGGCTGTCTCATCAGCAGTTCGTCGATCAACCTCTTCGTCGTGCCCGCGCACCTCTTGTCGGGTGGCATCGCGGGCATTGCGATGATTTTCTACTATCTCTTCTCGCTTCCCATCGGCGTGCAGATGTTTCTGTACAATCTGCCGCTTCTCGCGGCGGCGTACAAGACGCTTGGGCGCGAGTACACGCTCGATATCGCCTTTGGCACGGTCCTCTTTTCTTTCTGCGTCGATGCAACGCGCTTCTTGAATGTCTATGCGCCCGTGCCCGATACGATGCTCGCGGCGATCTTCGGCGGCGTGCTGAACGGCATCGGCTATGGCATCATCTTCCGCATGAACGGCAGTTCGGGCGGTTTCGACATCGTCGCCGCCATCGTGAAGAAGTATTACTCTTTGAACATGGGCAGCGTGATCTTTGCTTTCAACTGCGTCATCATGCTCTTGGCCGCCGCGCTCTTCGGCGTCATGCCCGCGCTCTACACGCTCATCTGCATGTTCATGAATTCTGCCGTGACGGATCGGGTCGTCGCGGGCTTCAACAGCCGCAAGGTCGTGCTCATCATCTCCGACCATGTACAGCCGATTTCGGAGGCGATCATCTGCGAGGTCGGGCGCGGCGTGACGTTTCTGCATGGGCAGGGCGCGTTTACACGCAAGGAGCGCAACGTGCTCTTCCTCGTCTGCTCACTCACGCAGATCAGCAAGGTCAAGCTCATCGCGAATCTCATCGACAAGAACGCCTTCATGATCGTTCTTTCGGCGAACGAGGTCATGGGCAGGGGCTTCACGATGCCCGGCATGCATCTGAAGGCGATGCTCAAGGAACGAAGCAAGAGGATTTTTTGA
- the lexA gene encoding transcriptional repressor LexA → MKRRHTSAEWQQTIFSYIKDFLAKKGYPPSVREIGDAVGLKSSSTVHGYLAKMEESGLIKRDPAKPRAIDILEDKPWERNVSVPLVGVVTAGIPILAEENIEDVFSFPQGLIGTHSKVFVLRVKGRSMINAGIHDGDFVFVKQQETADNNDIVVALVDDGSATVKRFFKEKDCIRLQPENDEMEPFYEKNVRILGKVIGTYRRF, encoded by the coding sequence ATGAAACGACGTCATACTTCGGCAGAGTGGCAGCAAACGATTTTTTCTTATATCAAAGACTTCCTGGCGAAAAAAGGTTATCCGCCATCTGTGCGTGAAATCGGCGATGCTGTAGGATTGAAATCCAGTTCCACGGTTCATGGTTATCTCGCAAAAATGGAAGAATCGGGGTTAATAAAGCGAGATCCCGCAAAGCCCAGAGCCATCGACATCCTTGAGGATAAGCCATGGGAGCGAAATGTCTCCGTTCCCCTCGTCGGCGTTGTGACTGCTGGCATCCCGATTTTGGCAGAGGAAAACATAGAGGATGTATTCTCGTTTCCTCAGGGACTCATCGGCACGCACAGCAAAGTCTTTGTTTTACGCGTGAAAGGACGCAGCATGATCAATGCGGGGATTCACGACGGCGATTTTGTCTTTGTCAAACAGCAGGAAACAGCAGACAACAATGACATCGTCGTCGCCTTGGTTGATGATGGCAGTGCTACCGTCAAGCGATTTTTCAAGGAGAAGGACTGCATACGCCTCCAGCCGGAGAATGACGAAATGGAACCATTCTACGAAAAAAATGTCAGGATTCTCGGAAAAGTGATTGGTACATATCGCCGTTTCTAG
- the pyrF gene encoding orotidine-5'-phosphate decarboxylase produces MTDERLIVALDVHSMDEVHNLVETLGDSVGFYKVGMELFYSMGDEVIAYLKDKGKKVFLDLKLHDIPNTVANALRVLTHLGVDMINVHATGGLVMMEKALEAVKDEAEKLGIERPKLVAVTILSSISLKDWSRMWPDMDLDDQAVHMAKLVQEAGLDGVVSSPMEAETIRQACGEDFLIVTPGVRPAGTAINDQSRITTPAIALSSGATHLVVGRPIRSALNPKHAAENILKEMGSVKS; encoded by the coding sequence ATGACAGATGAACGATTGATTGTAGCTTTGGATGTTCATTCCATGGATGAGGTTCATAACCTTGTCGAAACTCTGGGCGACAGTGTGGGATTCTACAAGGTTGGCATGGAGCTTTTTTACAGCATGGGCGACGAGGTGATCGCGTACCTTAAGGACAAGGGCAAGAAGGTGTTCCTCGATCTCAAGCTCCATGATATTCCCAATACGGTTGCCAATGCTCTGCGCGTCTTGACGCATCTGGGCGTCGATATGATCAACGTCCACGCTACGGGCGGCCTCGTCATGATGGAGAAGGCGCTCGAAGCGGTCAAGGATGAGGCAGAAAAGCTCGGCATCGAAAGGCCCAAGCTTGTTGCCGTGACGATTTTGAGCAGCATCAGCTTGAAGGATTGGAGCAGGATGTGGCCGGATATGGATCTTGACGATCAGGCGGTTCATATGGCAAAACTCGTGCAGGAAGCAGGTCTTGATGGCGTCGTCTCCTCGCCGATGGAAGCGGAAACCATTCGACAGGCATGCGGTGAGGACTTTTTGATTGTCACGCCTGGAGTACGTCCCGCAGGCACAGCCATCAACGATCAAAGCCGCATCACGACGCCGGCAATTGCCCTGAGCAGCGGCGCCACGCACCTCGTTGTCGGACGTCCGATTCGTTCGGCGCTCAATCCCAAACATGCTGCGGAAAACATCCTGAAGGAAATGGGGAGCGTGAAGTCATGA
- the carB gene encoding carbamoyl-phosphate synthase large subunit — MPKKDYLKKVMVIGSGPIIIGQAAEFDYAGSQACRSLKEEGLEVVLVNSNPATIMTDTHIADRVYIEPLTVEFLEEIIAKELPDGLLATLGGQAGLNLAVKLSEKGVLEKYHVELLGTSLEAIKKAEDRELFKETMQKLKEPIPESTIVEDVESAVGFANEIGYPLIVRPAYTMGGTGGGIAENEEELVETVIKGLKYSMIGQVLIERSVAGWKEIEYEVMRDGNDNCITVCNMENFDPVGVHTGDSIVVAPTQTLSDHDYQMLRSASLRIIRELNIEGGCNAQYALDPNSDRYYVIEVNPRVSRSSALASKATGYPIAKVSAKIAIGYSLDEITNAVTQKTKACFEPSIDYCVVKFPRWPFDKFIFADHTLGTQMKATGEVMSIDRNFEGAILKAARSLEIGVKRLHLPEMDDWSDAKLRKSLSKINDERIFAIAEAFRRGIADVDEIYDITKIDRWFLRKIKRIADVEIRLMQEEITPKHLIEAKKIGLSDASIAELSGKTMNEIRTMRKAMKLLPCYKMVDTCAAEFEAMTPYYYSTFNAQEDEVQTETTKRKIIVLGSGPIRIGQGVEFDYCSVHSVWALREMGYEAIIINNNPETVSTDFDISDRLYFEPLTTEDVLNIVDKEQPEGVIVQFGGQTAINLAASLQKAGVHIFGTSVDDIDRAEDRERFEEVLRQTNIPCPKGISVTDVESAVEGAAAIGYPVMVRPSYVLGGRAMEIVYKEEELRDYLNRAVKVTPDHPVLVDRYMQGTEVEVDGICDGVTVVIPGIMEHIERAGVHSGDSIAVYPPQTLPARVLYTIIDYTKRLALNLHVKGLLNIQYVVVNDEVYVIEVNPRSSRTVPFLSKVTDVKMVNLATRAAMGHSLEKMGYFSGLVPPKPYVAVKAPVFSFAKMQDVDISLGPEMKSTGEVMGIDYHYARALYKAITGAGMNMPKNGRILFTVADKDKEELKQLAKAFSELGFQIAATEGTARAIQSVGIDSDVVGKVHERSTDIIQMIKTGQIQMVVNTLTQGKGSARDGFKIRRATVEHGIVCLTSLDTAWEVLRVLSFMQQRRLVYALALQDYVGGGDDLA, encoded by the coding sequence ATGCCAAAAAAAGATTATTTGAAAAAGGTCATGGTCATAGGGTCCGGTCCGATCATCATAGGACAGGCGGCGGAGTTTGATTATGCCGGCTCACAGGCATGCCGCTCCTTGAAAGAAGAAGGCCTTGAAGTCGTTCTCGTCAATAGCAACCCGGCAACGATCATGACGGATACGCATATTGCCGACCGCGTTTATATCGAGCCTTTGACGGTGGAGTTCCTTGAGGAAATCATCGCCAAAGAATTGCCCGACGGACTCCTTGCTACCCTTGGCGGGCAAGCCGGTCTGAACCTTGCCGTCAAACTCTCCGAAAAAGGCGTGTTGGAAAAATATCATGTCGAACTCTTGGGAACAAGCCTTGAGGCGATCAAGAAGGCGGAAGATCGCGAGCTTTTCAAGGAAACGATGCAGAAACTCAAAGAGCCGATTCCGGAGAGCACGATCGTCGAGGATGTGGAATCTGCCGTCGGGTTTGCCAACGAGATCGGCTATCCGCTGATCGTGCGCCCTGCCTACACGATGGGCGGCACGGGCGGCGGCATTGCCGAAAACGAAGAAGAACTTGTCGAAACGGTCATCAAGGGACTTAAGTATAGCATGATCGGCCAGGTGCTCATTGAACGAAGCGTTGCCGGTTGGAAAGAAATTGAGTATGAAGTCATGCGTGACGGCAATGACAATTGCATCACGGTCTGCAACATGGAGAACTTCGATCCCGTCGGTGTTCATACGGGAGACAGCATTGTCGTTGCGCCGACGCAGACGCTTTCCGATCATGACTATCAAATGCTGCGCAGTGCGTCGCTCCGCATCATCCGTGAGCTGAATATCGAAGGCGGCTGCAACGCGCAGTATGCACTCGATCCGAACAGTGATCGCTACTATGTCATCGAGGTCAATCCGCGCGTCAGCCGTTCCTCGGCGTTGGCGTCGAAGGCGACGGGATACCCCATTGCGAAAGTTTCCGCCAAAATTGCCATCGGCTATTCACTCGATGAAATCACGAACGCCGTGACGCAGAAGACAAAGGCGTGCTTTGAGCCGTCCATTGATTATTGTGTAGTGAAGTTTCCGCGCTGGCCGTTCGACAAATTCATTTTCGCCGATCACACCCTCGGCACGCAGATGAAGGCGACGGGCGAAGTCATGTCCATCGACCGCAATTTTGAGGGTGCTATCCTGAAAGCGGCACGCTCGCTGGAAATTGGCGTAAAGCGTCTGCACCTGCCTGAGATGGACGATTGGAGCGACGCGAAGCTCAGAAAATCGTTGTCAAAAATCAATGATGAACGCATTTTCGCAATCGCCGAAGCATTCCGCAGAGGCATAGCTGATGTAGACGAAATCTATGATATCACAAAAATCGACCGGTGGTTTCTGCGCAAGATCAAGCGCATCGCTGACGTCGAGATACGGCTCATGCAAGAGGAGATTACCCCAAAACATCTCATAGAAGCAAAAAAAATCGGACTTTCCGACGCGTCCATTGCGGAACTTTCAGGCAAGACGATGAATGAAATCCGCACGATGCGCAAGGCGATGAAACTTCTGCCTTGCTACAAGATGGTCGATACATGTGCGGCAGAGTTCGAAGCAATGACGCCGTATTATTACTCGACATTCAATGCGCAGGAAGATGAAGTGCAGACGGAAACGACGAAGAGGAAGATCATCGTCCTCGGCTCAGGCCCCATCCGCATCGGACAGGGCGTCGAATTCGACTACTGCTCTGTGCATTCTGTATGGGCGCTGCGCGAGATGGGCTATGAAGCCATCATCATCAACAACAATCCGGAGACGGTAAGCACGGACTTTGACATCTCTGATCGCCTGTACTTTGAACCGTTGACGACGGAAGACGTCTTGAACATCGTCGACAAGGAGCAGCCGGAAGGCGTCATCGTGCAGTTCGGCGGGCAGACGGCCATCAATCTCGCTGCATCGCTCCAAAAGGCGGGCGTGCATATCTTTGGAACTTCCGTGGACGACATCGATCGTGCGGAGGATCGAGAGCGCTTCGAAGAAGTGCTGCGCCAGACGAACATTCCTTGCCCCAAGGGAATCAGCGTCACCGATGTGGAATCTGCTGTCGAAGGCGCCGCTGCCATCGGCTATCCCGTCATGGTGCGACCGTCCTATGTCCTCGGCGGCAGGGCGATGGAGATCGTCTACAAGGAAGAGGAGCTGCGCGACTACTTGAACCGCGCGGTCAAGGTCACGCCCGATCATCCCGTTCTCGTTGATCGCTATATGCAGGGAACGGAAGTCGAAGTTGACGGTATATGCGACGGTGTGACGGTTGTCATCCCAGGCATCATGGAGCATATCGAGCGCGCCGGCGTCCATTCGGGTGACAGCATCGCCGTCTATCCACCGCAGACGCTTCCCGCACGTGTTCTTTACACCATCATCGACTATACGAAGAGACTGGCATTGAACCTCCATGTCAAGGGGCTGCTCAACATCCAATACGTCGTGGTCAACGATGAGGTCTATGTCATCGAGGTCAATCCGCGTTCGAGCCGCACCGTTCCTTTTTTGAGCAAGGTCACGGATGTGAAGATGGTCAATTTGGCGACGCGTGCAGCCATGGGGCACTCTTTGGAGAAGATGGGCTACTTCTCCGGTCTTGTGCCGCCCAAACCGTACGTTGCCGTCAAAGCTCCCGTATTTTCCTTTGCCAAAATGCAGGATGTCGATATTTCCCTCGGACCGGAGATGAAATCTACGGGCGAGGTCATGGGAATCGACTATCACTACGCACGAGCGCTCTACAAGGCGATTACGGGCGCAGGCATGAACATGCCGAAGAACGGCCGCATCCTCTTCACTGTTGCAGATAAGGACAAAGAGGAGTTGAAGCAACTGGCGAAGGCTTTCTCCGAGCTGGGCTTCCAGATTGCTGCGACGGAAGGAACGGCGCGTGCCATACAATCCGTCGGAATAGACTCAGATGTGGTGGGAAAAGTGCATGAGCGCAGTACGGACATCATCCAGATGATCAAGACCGGTCAGATTCAAATGGTTGTCAATACGCTTACGCAAGGCAAGGGTTCTGCGCGTGACGGCTTCAAGATTCGCCGTGCGACGGTGGAACACGGCATCGTCTGCCTGACCTCGTTGGATACGGCGTGGGAAGTGCTTCGCGTGCTCTCCTTCATGCAGCAGCGTCGTCTTGTCTATGCTTTGGCATTGCAAGATTATGTCGGCGGCGGCGACGACCTCGCGTGA
- the secA gene encoding preprotein translocase subunit SecA, whose product MLGFIKRFLGDNNDKEIKRMRGIVDVINGHEKALESLSDDALAGHTGKFKERLANGESLDDMLPEAFAVVREASRRVLGMRHFDVQMIGGICLHEGKIAEMRTGEGKTLVATLPVYLNALEGKGVHMVTVNDYLARRDSEWMGRVYRFLGLSVGLIAHDMDFPERKLAYASDVTFGTNNEFGFDYLRDNMVIHPQQMVQRDLHYAIVDEVDSILVDEARTPLIISGPGQKSTDMYAVMARAVAQLKEGEDYKLDEKQKTVAPSDEAVLKVERIVGIKNLYAPENLELSHCFTAALRAKALMKRDRDYVVRDDEIIIVDEFTGRLMVGRRYSDGLHQAIEAKEGVKIQRESQTLASITFQNYFRMYDKLGGMTGTAKTEEDEFLKIYKLPVVVVPTNRPVQRVDEPDAIYKTKRAKYRAVGQAVEEIHKTGQPILIGTTSITQSEELSAILKKHGVEHNVLNAKYHEKEAEIIKDAGQRGAVTIATNMAGRGTDIQLGDGVQELGGLYILGTERHESRRIDNQLRGRAGRQGDPGRSKFYLSLEDDLLRLFASDNIASIMDRLGMDENDPIEHKLITRSIERAQKKVEARNFDIRKHVLEYDDVMNQQREVIYAERRKILRGEDLKENIFFMLDKIIESEMDQYANAKLYPEEWTLDGLIEDAEKIYAPEGKLKKEELEAMSRDELEETLRKTAHEAYAAREQLFGEENMRELEKVVMLRVVDNHWMEHLDRMDMLREGINLRAYGQRNPLVEYKIEALDMFEAMEAAIQTDIAKLMYRVSIVTQEQQQLQDRLQTARASHGEESSAAETKKKPQRNKNDIGRNDPCPCGSGKKYKNCCGRNK is encoded by the coding sequence TTGCTCGGATTCATCAAGCGATTCCTGGGAGATAACAACGATAAGGAAATCAAGCGGATGCGCGGCATCGTCGACGTCATCAACGGTCACGAAAAGGCGCTCGAAAGCCTCAGTGACGATGCGCTTGCAGGCCATACGGGAAAGTTCAAGGAGCGTCTCGCAAACGGCGAGAGCCTCGACGATATGCTTCCCGAGGCGTTTGCCGTCGTGCGCGAGGCGTCGAGGCGCGTCCTTGGCATGCGCCACTTCGACGTGCAGATGATCGGCGGTATCTGCCTGCACGAGGGCAAGATTGCGGAGATGCGCACGGGCGAGGGCAAGACGCTCGTCGCGACGCTGCCCGTCTATCTCAATGCGCTCGAAGGCAAGGGCGTGCACATGGTCACGGTCAACGACTATCTCGCACGGCGCGACAGCGAGTGGATGGGGCGTGTCTATCGCTTCCTCGGACTCTCCGTCGGCCTCATTGCGCACGACATGGACTTCCCTGAGCGAAAGCTCGCCTATGCGTCCGACGTTACCTTCGGCACGAACAACGAGTTCGGCTTCGACTACCTGCGCGACAACATGGTCATCCATCCGCAGCAGATGGTGCAGCGTGACCTCCACTATGCCATCGTCGATGAGGTCGACTCGATTCTCGTCGATGAGGCGAGAACGCCACTCATCATCTCAGGTCCCGGGCAGAAGTCGACGGACATGTACGCTGTCATGGCACGCGCCGTCGCTCAGCTCAAGGAGGGCGAGGATTACAAGCTCGACGAGAAGCAGAAGACCGTTGCGCCGTCCGATGAAGCCGTCTTGAAGGTTGAGCGCATCGTCGGCATCAAGAATCTCTACGCGCCTGAGAATCTGGAGCTTTCGCACTGCTTTACGGCAGCTCTGCGCGCCAAGGCTCTGATGAAGCGCGATCGCGACTACGTCGTGCGCGACGATGAGATCATCATTGTCGATGAGTTCACGGGTCGTCTCATGGTTGGCCGCCGCTATTCGGACGGACTGCATCAGGCGATCGAGGCGAAAGAAGGCGTGAAGATTCAGCGCGAGAGCCAGACGCTCGCGTCGATTACCTTCCAGAACTACTTCCGCATGTACGACAAGCTCGGCGGCATGACGGGCACGGCGAAGACCGAGGAGGACGAGTTCCTCAAGATCTACAAGCTGCCCGTCGTCGTCGTGCCGACGAACCGTCCCGTGCAGCGCGTCGACGAGCCGGACGCCATCTACAAGACGAAGCGTGCGAAATACCGTGCCGTCGGACAGGCGGTCGAAGAGATTCACAAGACGGGACAGCCGATCCTCATCGGCACGACGTCCATCACGCAGTCGGAAGAGCTCAGCGCCATCTTGAAGAAGCACGGCGTCGAGCACAACGTCCTGAATGCCAAGTACCACGAGAAGGAAGCGGAGATCATCAAGGACGCAGGTCAACGGGGCGCCGTGACGATCGCGACGAACATGGCGGGACGCGGCACGGACATCCAGCTCGGCGATGGCGTGCAGGAGCTCGGCGGCCTCTACATCCTCGGCACGGAACGCCACGAATCGCGGCGTATCGACAACCAGCTGCGCGGCCGCGCGGGTCGCCAGGGAGACCCCGGCCGCTCGAAGTTCTACTTGTCGCTGGAGGATGACCTTCTGCGTCTCTTCGCGTCGGACAATATCGCCTCCATCATGGATCGGCTCGGCATGGACGAGAACGATCCGATCGAGCACAAACTCATCACGCGTTCGATCGAGCGTGCACAGAAGAAGGTCGAAGCCAGAAACTTCGACATCCGCAAGCACGTCCTCGAATACGACGATGTCATGAACCAGCAGCGCGAGGTCATCTATGCGGAGCGACGCAAGATTCTGCGCGGCGAAGACCTCAAGGAAAACATCTTCTTCATGCTCGACAAGATCATCGAGAGCGAAATGGATCAGTACGCGAACGCGAAGCTATATCCTGAGGAGTGGACGCTCGACGGACTTATCGAGGACGCGGAGAAGATCTACGCGCCCGAGGGCAAGCTCAAGAAGGAAGAGCTTGAGGCGATGAGCCGCGACGAGCTGGAAGAAACGCTCAGGAAGACGGCGCACGAAGCATACGCGGCGCGTGAGCAGCTCTTCGGCGAAGAGAATATGCGCGAGCTTGAGAAGGTCGTCATGCTGCGCGTCGTCGACAATCATTGGATGGAGCATCTCGATCGCATGGACATGCTGCGCGAGGGCATCAACCTGCGCGCCTACGGGCAGAGGAATCCGCTCGTCGAGTACAAGATCGAGGCGCTCGACATGTTCGAGGCAATGGAAGCTGCGATTCAAACGGACATCGCGAAGCTCATGTACCGCGTGAGCATCGTGACGCAGGAGCAACAGCAGCTCCAAGACCGCCTGCAGACGGCGCGCGCCTCGCACGGCGAGGAATCCAGTGCCGCTGAGACGAAGAAGAAGCCGCAGCGCAACAAGAACGACATCGGGCGCAACGATCCGTGCCCGTGCGGCAGCGGCAAGAAGTACAAGAATTGCTGCGGCAGGAACAAGTGA
- the pyrE gene encoding orotate phosphoribosyltransferase, translated as MTEAEVKDLLTKTNAIMHGHFLLTSGLHSPHYVEKFNVLQHPKYTELLCRAMAEKFKDQNIDTVVGPVTGGILLAHETGKALGTRAIFTERENGKMTFRRGFSLKKGERVLIVEDIVTTGGSIKEVIDVVREFGGIPVAVAMLVDRSNGKVQFDGVPCTALLHMDVEAYAPEECPLCKEGTPLTKRGRTGK; from the coding sequence ATGACGGAAGCTGAAGTCAAGGACTTGCTGACAAAGACCAATGCCATCATGCATGGGCATTTTCTCCTAACCTCGGGACTGCACAGTCCGCATTATGTGGAGAAGTTCAATGTACTGCAGCATCCGAAATATACGGAACTTCTGTGCAGAGCGATGGCGGAAAAATTCAAAGATCAGAATATTGATACGGTTGTAGGACCCGTGACGGGTGGTATTCTCCTGGCACACGAAACAGGAAAAGCGCTTGGCACGAGAGCCATTTTCACGGAACGTGAGAATGGAAAAATGACGTTTCGCCGTGGTTTCTCGCTGAAAAAAGGGGAGCGTGTTCTGATTGTAGAAGACATCGTCACGACGGGCGGCTCCATCAAAGAAGTCATCGATGTGGTGCGCGAATTCGGGGGGATTCCCGTGGCTGTAGCCATGCTTGTGGATCGCAGCAACGGCAAGGTGCAATTCGACGGGGTGCCGTGTACGGCGCTTCTGCACATGGATGTCGAAGCGTACGCGCCGGAGGAATGCCCGCTCTGTAAAGAGGGGACGCCTTTGACGAAGCGCGGCAGGACTGGAAAATAA